TACAAAAAGGTAAATTCCGTGAAGATTTATTCCACCGCCTAAATGTAGTGCGTTTAAAGATACCCGCCCTGCGAGAACGTCCTGAAGATATCGAACGTTTAGCCGTACACTTTTTAGCAAAAAGCGCGAAAGAATTGCAAGTCGAAAGTAAAACACTTTCCGCTGAAGCGATTAAAACCATGCAGTTGTATCATTGGCCGGGAAATGTGCGTCAATTAGAAAATACCTGCCGCTGGTTAACTGTCATGGCACCTGGCGAACTAGTTGGTGATATCGACTTACCCGACGAGTTACAGCACACGCAAGTACAACCCGAAGCGCAAGGCGATTGGCTCGATGCCTTTCAAGTTTGGCTAAACCAAGAGCTTAAAAATGGCAAAGAGAATATTTGGCCAGCAGTACAAGCGCAACTTGAAACCCGCCTGATCAAAACCGCTTTAAATGCCTGCCACGGTCATAAACAAGATGCTGCACTTCGTATAGGTTGGGGCCGCAATACATTGACCCGAAAACTAAAAGAGCGCAATATTCAGGATAGTTAAAACTATTCTGAATATTATCTATGAAGTTACTAGAACATGTACCGCTGATTAAACAGCTAGAAATAATCAATCGCCTGCCTTTTTTTAGTGACTTCACCTTAGCTGAAAGACAAGTATTACTTGAATCCTTCAGTCATTTATATCTCGTTCAAAAAGACAAACATGCGTTCAGACGTTTCGAAAAAGATAACCGTTTGTTTATTATTCTAAGTGGTGAGCTCGCTATATTTAAAAAAGAAGAACTCAGTCAGCTCGGCAAGGTCGGTCCGGGTGAATTTATTGGCGAAGGCGCATTTATTTGTAAACGTGAACACAGTACCAATGCCAAAGCGCTAAGTGACAGTATTTTACTGACTATAACACCAGAAGCATTAACTCGCTTACCAAGTGTGATCAGAGAAAAAATTAAAGATAAAATAATTGAAGGAATGGGTCAGCGAATTGCAAAGCTAAATAGTTATATTGAGGAAAGTATGTAGGCGTATAACGCCTACATAGAACAAGTTAGTTTGCTAACAGCGCTTCAAACACACTGAATAATTTTTCTAGCTCTTCAATGGTGTTGTAGTGCATACAACCAATACGAACAACACCCCCTTTATCCATTACACCAAGCTGCTCACATAAGCCTTGCGCATAGAAGTTACCATCCCACACGCACATATGTTGCTTACCTAAGAACGCAGACACTTCACGCGGTGCTAAGCCTTCAAATGTTAAAGCAAAAGTTGGTGTACGCTCAGCAAGACGAGATTCATCTTCGATACCGTATAAACGGATCTGAGGAAAATCAGCAAGACGCTTTAAGAAGTACGCACTTAATGCCATTTCATGTTCTTTAGTATGAGCAAACGCCTGTGCTAAACGCTCACGACGTGGCGTGCTTTCTGGTAGGTCACTTAGACTAGCTATGTAGTCAATCGCGGCAATCAAACCCGCCAAACCTTCAAAGCTCTGAGTACCAGTTTCCCAACGACCTGGGATCACGTCTTTTGCTGGTTCTACTTTGTATGGCGTAAAACTTTCTAAATGTTCACGCTTACCATAAACAATCCCTACGTGTGGGCCAAAGAACTTGTAAGCCGAGCAAGCTAAGAAATCACAATTAAGAGCTTGTACATCGATAAGCTCATGAGGCGCGTAGTGAACCGCATCTACATACACCAATGCACCAACTTGGTGCGCAAGTTCAACGATCTGTTTAATATCGTTAATAGAACCCGTGGTGTTCGACGCATAAGTCACTGCAACTAGCTTAGTCTTGTCATTTAACAATGACTTGTAGTGTGCTAAATCTAGAGTGCAATCCGCTTCATTGATTTTTACAGCATGTACAAGTGCGCCTTTATCTTCAGCAGCCTGACGCCAAGAAGACACATTTGAGAAGTGATCGGCATTGGTCACAATCACCTCATCACCCGCTTGCCAGTCACGTGATATCGCACGGCTAAAGCTAAATGTTAGACTCGTCATGTTCGCGCCAAACACGATTTGCTCTTTGCTAGGCGCATTTAATAAATCAGCAACTGCTTGACGCGCATTGTCCATTAAACTGACAGTTTTATCGCTTGAGAAGAATGCACCACCTAAATTTGAGTTGTAGTAACCCAAATAAGCCGACATCGCACTCAACACTGACTGAGGTACTTGCGAGCCACCCGGACCATCAAGGAAAATAGGAGATTGACCACTCACCTGCTGCATAAGTGCAGGGAACTGACGACGCAATTTTTGTAGTTCCATCCTAGCCTCTTACGCTGTAAACACGAAGCAATCTAAATAACCAACTTCATCGGCATTTAGTTTATTCATCGGTGTGGCGTTGTGCCAAACTTCACGGTCATTCACAAGTGCAAACAAACCGTCTTTGATTTCCATCTTGAAGCAAGGCTCAGCTTCTTTGTGCTCGTATACCAGCAGCTCACCGCCTGCGATATTTTCATGAGAGACGCCACATACACATACATGATCAAAACCATCTTGGTGAACACCTTCTGGTGCCGGTGGTGTGTCGCTTTCAATCGCTAACATTCTGAACTGATGAACTTCGATGTCACGGCTCTCTTCAATGCCTGTCATCGCTCTGAATTCAGTCAGTAAATGTTTAAATGCATCGCTGTTAATTAAATCGGTTTCTAAATTCTCATAAACGCGCTCAATATTACCCTGAAAGTTGTTAATTGAGTCGTCTTGAACAAACGCTTTAGTTGGCTGAAGGCTTACTTCATTATCAACAAACTTCAATACCGAATAACGACGTTTACGGAAAGCACCGTCTGCATATGGGTTATCAGGTAGATGATCAAAGAATGGTTTTACACCTTCAATATGAGGCTGTTGAATAAAACGTAATTGAAGCAAATTCTGGTTGTTTACTGCTGTCATGTTGCTCTCGTTTATGATTATAGAATTGGCGCAGATCTTAATCTATTTCGAGCAGTTAATTGATTTAAATTACACACACAAACATCAATAATTACATTGATAATGCATTTTAGGAATTTATAAGGCTAAATTTTCTAATTTTAAAAAGGCTGAAAATTTTGCAATTAAACTGGTCGGTCCAGAATAAAAATAGCTCAGTTAAAGCGATAAGCGATAAGCGATAAGCGATAAGCGATAAGCGATAAGCGATAAGCGATAAGCGATAAGCGATAAGCGATAAGCGATAAGCGATAAGCGATAAGCGATAAGCGATAAGCGATAAGCGATAAGCGATAAGCGATAAGCGATAAGCGATAAGCGATAAGCGATAAGCGATAAGCGATAAGCGAAATTAATAATTAATCACCTTATAAGGCAATTAAGAATTAATATAGAAGATCCCGACAAAACAGACGAAAGTTAAAAATTATATTTGAGTTAAAAACTAATCTAATAAGGGGGTTGGTAAAAATATTTTTAAGGTAAGGAAATTGGTTGCGGGAGCCGGATTTGAACCGACGACCTTTGTGAATAATAAGAGAGAGTCCGACGAAACAGACGAAAGTTAAAAATTATTTTTGAGTTAAAAACTAATCTAATAAGGGGATTTGATAAAAAGATTTTTAAGGTAAGAAAGTTGGTTGCGGGAGCCGGATTTGAACCGACGACCTTCGGGTTATGAGCCCGACGAGCTACCAGGCTGCTCCATCCCGCGTCAGATGGTTTGCATAAGCAAACGAGCCCTAGAATTTTGAATTCACTCTAGAAGAATTGGTTGCGGGAGCCGGATTTGAACCGACGACCTTCGGGTTATGAGCCCGACGAGCTACCAGGCTGCTCCATCCCGCGTCCGAATGGTTTGCATAAGCAAACAAGCCTTAGAGGTTTTAATTCTCTCTAAAAGAATTGGTTGCGGGAGCCGGATTTGAACCGACGACCTTCGGGTTATGAGCCCGACGAGCTACCAGGCTGCTCCATCCCGCGCCTGTAACATTAAAATAAATTGAATTATTTTAATGAGTTTTGAAAGGTCTCCCTTTCAAGAGGTCGCTATAATAATGGATTAAATTTTTATTGCAAGGCATAAAACACGAAATCGCGTTCAAATGGATAAAAATAAAACAAAAGTCTAGCAAAGTACCGAAAAAGCTAGCATTACCAGCTAGCTTTTTAACATTTACTCAACAATACGCTGGTGAGGCGTGATCAGCTTTTGGAATTGCCAATCTGGGTGACCCATAACGATAAAATCTGGATTTTCTGTGGTTTCGCGCTGATTATAAGTTAAAGGGTTAAACTCAGAATCAGTGATACAGCCACCGGCTTCTTCTACAATTACTTGTGAAGCGCCTGTATCCCACTCGCCTGTTGGGCCAATTCTTAAAAAACAATCGGCTTTGCCTTCAGCGATAATGCACGCCTTGAGTGAGCATGAGCCAAGCGCAACGGTATCAAATTGACTATTCAAATACTGGCTAACTGCTTCGAGTTTTTGCCTGCGGCTCACCGCCAAAGTTAAGTTATCTGGTGAGGCAACGCTAATTTGCTGCTGTGCTTCACCTACTCGCTTAAATGCACCGAAGCCTGCATAAGCAAAGTATGTAGTATTTTTAGCAGGCCAGAAAATCACCCCAAGCACAGGTTTGTTGTTTTCTATTAATGCAATATTTACCGCAAAATCACCACTTTGCAGAATAAACTCGCCAGTGCCATCCATAGGATCAAGTAACCAATAACGCTGCCACTCACGGCGTTTTTCAAGGGCAGGAATAGGCGTTTCTTCAGACATAATAGGAATATCAGGCGCTATAGCTTGTAAACCTGCCACCAGTACCTCGTTTGAGGCTAAGTCAGCTTTGGTGACCGGTGTGTGGTCAGACTTTTCTTGCTGACCTATGTCATCTTGTTTATAGATATCCATAATCGCTTGCCCTGCTTTTTGGGCAAGCGCAATACACGGCTCTAATAATGACTGCATATGCTACTCCTTTTCTGCTAGAAAGGTTTGTAACAGCATAAGCGCTGCTACACTTCGAGCTTCAGTAAAGTCTTCTTGCTCAAGCAAAGACTGCCATTCCTCTAATGGCCATTTTACAACCACCAGCGGCTCAGGTTCATCACCTTCTAAACTTTCTTGGTAGAGATTTTGCGCAACCAAAATGTGCATGCGAGCATTAAAATAACTTGGTGCCAGTGACAATGTTTTTAACTCATCAAACTGCTCAGCGCCCATACCTACTTCTTCTTTTAGCTCGCGGTTGCCTGCTTGCTTTGCGGTTTCCCCAGGGTCAATTAAGCCTTTAGGAAAGCCAAGCTGGTAGTTATGCGTGCCCGCGCAATATTCTCTGACTAATAAAAGTTCGTTGTCAGCAGTGATTGGCACCACCATCACAGCACCTCGACCACCGCCTCGAATTCGTTCATATTGGCGCTGCTCACCATTTGAAAAGGTCAAATCTAGGGATTCAACGGTAAAGAGTTTACTTTTGGCCACTACATCGCAGTGGATAATTTCAGGTGGGTTTGGATGCTTTTTCTGTGACATAGGCGTTTATTTGCTAATATGGCAGTTAACTTAATCATAAAGCCTTTAACGACAAATGCCTATGTTAAATTGGTCAAAAATCGATACCGTTTTATTAGATATGGACGGCACCCTGCTCGATCTGCATTTTGATAACCATTTTTGGTTAAATGTGATCCCCGAACAGCTCGCAAAAAAACACAATATCAGTGTCGCAAAAGCTTTTGCTGATATAGAAAAGCGCTACCAAGCTGTAGAAGGAAAAATACAGTGGTACTGCTTAGATTATTGGCAAAAAGAACTCGATCTCCCCATTATGGAACTTAAACGAGAGATACAGCACCTGATCACTGTACGTGATGATGTACCAGAGTTTTTAAAAGCGTTAAAAGCAGCAGGAAAAGAGTTAATTCTACTCACCAATGCACACCCTGATAGCTTAAGCTTAAAAGTAGAGCGCACTCAGTTTGATCAATACCTCGATAAGCTGATTTCAACCCATGAGTATGGTGTGAGTAAAGAATGTCAAAGTTTATGGCAGCAAGTTCAAGCTGATTTAGGTTTTGATAAAAGTAAAACTTTATTCGTCGATGACAGTTTAAGCGTATTAGCTTCAGCTAAACAATTTGGCATTGAGCACTTATTAGCTGTTGCTAACCCAGATAGCAAACAGCCAGTGAAAGACATCACTGGCTATTTATCAATTACTGACTATCGCACTTTATTGCCGATAGCTTAACTCAAATATCATGCAGGGTAGCGTGCTTGAAGCCCTGCATAAACTTGCTTAGCAAAATCAGCATGCTCAGTGTCTAGGCTTTTCACAACTTCAACCAGATGCTCATTGTCTTCTTGACCATTCCATACTTTGATATAAGAGCCATCTTTATAACCGTGATCTTGACGGAAGAAGTTCAGCGTATTCTTGCCCACATAACCACGATATAAATCATCAATGCTCATGCCGATTTGCTGCATACAACCAGCAAATGCTTGCGCGTTGAAAGACTTATCAGCCACTGCGCTCGCAGCTAGTTGCTCAAGTGTTTGTTTAAAGTCTTCAGCAAGTTGCGGCTCGCTTAATTCTTTTTCAAGCTCAGTTGCTAGCTGCTCATAGCTTTTAACGCCATCAATTCGTAGCGATAAGCCGAAGTGGAAAATATCCACCAGCTCTAAAATCACTTGCTCAGTATCTGGTGTTTGCTTTTTCCACCACTTCCAACCGTAGTGATCTAGCATTTCAGCACACTCAACCCAAATAGCGCGATACCATTCAAACCCCTGGTTAAACCATTGCTCATGAACCTTAGTGTTCATGGCGTTTTGCATTTCTAGCATAACGACTAGTTTTGTTGTGTTCGCAGACATGGTGCGCTTCCTAATTTCGTTTTTTAATTAATGACTATAATACCCAACAGAGTTATCTGTTCTCAAGTCGATTGTAATCGAACACCCCATATTCGATGCCCTTGTACTGCTTAGCCACCTCATGCAACAGATCACTATATTGCCAAAATTGCGGATGACTTCGACGTATTGCGAATTGCTGTTTTAGAGCTCTGTAGTCGGCCTCACTTTGCATGCTATGCATATTTTCAACAAAGCTATGAACATGCTCCGAATTAGGTAAATACCATATGGCAGCAGGGTAATCTCCTATAAACCCAGGAACTAGGGTCGCAGTATCTTCATCGTAAGCACGCTGACCTTCTTCATTCAATAAACTCGAAATATTGTAGTGCGCGTTATGATGAATAAGCGTATACGCTTTATGCTGCTCGCCGTGCTTGACTAAAATAAATGACACTTGAGGCAGTAAGTTAATGGCTTTGCTCGGTAACGCATTGAGTTTTGCCAATGGCTTAGATACCAAGTTATAGGCATAGCGCTCACTTAAGATAGGCTGCAAATGCTGTTTAAACTTAGTGTATAGCTCGAGCTTAGGCTCAGCGGTGGTAAATTGCATCCCCGTCGGGGCAGCTAGGGTGGTTTTACGATTAATAAACTCACTTAAACTTAAATGCGATTTACGGTACCAGTGATTTTTGACTTTTTGCCTTTCATCTTGCGGCAGCAAATTAATAAAGTTCTGTTCGCCCTCAAGACGTAAAAAGTCCATATATAAACGAGTAATCAACTGATGTCCGACATTGCCATACACATCAAACCCTGCCACCAGCAAATAATGAATACGTTCAAACAGAGCATAATCTAATAACCACATCGTTTTTGGTGGTTGGCCAACAAAGCCCTTTACCACTGTTGCACTGTCGAAGTGGCGAAATACAGTGAGTGCTGCATTACGGTTATGTCCATCACCTTGCCAAATTAAATCTGTGGTTAAATTACTGCCATCGGCAAATACTTGATTCGCTAATTTAGTTTTGGCATTTAAGTACTCATGTTGGCGAGTTGCATATTTTGCCCAACTCGAAAGTGGTAAAGCATTGCTTTGTTCGGCTGCGGGTAATGCTAATTCATCATTATGATTTAACAAAAACTCACTGATTTTCGGTGAACTGTTTTTGTCAGGATCCACAAAGGCGACCCAAAAATGATCGTTAATCACATTCAATGCAATTTGCCCGCGGCAAACCGGCCCTTTGATAAAGCCACTAATAATCAAATGCGCTTCATCTAACATAAACTGATATTTAGACTTAACAGGTAACTGCGCAAAACTCTTAAAGGGATTCGAAGCTACCTCAGGCGCATAACCTGGTAAACTCGAAACCACATAATCCGCATCAATAAACTGTGCTTTTAAACGCGCTAACTTTTGCGGGTTGATTGCCAACGGCATATGGGTTTTCGACAAAACTGTGCCGCGCTGATGTTGAAAACGGTAATATACGCGCTCAACGTTTGGCTCATCAAAAGGTCGGCGTGTCGCGATAATTTCAATTGCCTGCCCCGGTGGTGTTTTAGAGCGTACTAATTTAAAAAAGCTCGGCGAGTCTGATTTATTGGCTTCATTAAAGTAAATATTCGCCAAATACCAATGCTCGTATATATAACGCGCTGACAAACGCGTCTTGAGATTATCTTGGTTTAGAAACGCTTCCCAGATTTCAATTTGTGCAAGCTCCGTTAAGGTCGGCGGCGCAATCTGAGCCATTTTAGCACCGCTTTTTAACCAATCGTGTAATACAGCAAATTCACTTTGCTCTAACGCTGGTAAACCATAAGGCATGCCCGCATGAGGCTGCTTTTGGGCATAACTGTCAAACTCTTCGATGCTCGGGCAAGTGGCCGTTCTGTCTAGGCTAAAATCAAATTCATCACCAAGCACTTGCTGTGCAGGTAATTCAGCATTTTGTTTTAATAATAATGAACGATACATCACAGAGGCTGCTAAATTTGCATCTGCACTTTGCTGATGCTCGTTAAGCACCGCGGTAAAACCTTTGTCGCGCCATTGTTGTGTAGATGTGGCATCTATCAGTAAACGTGACGGCGTTTGCGCCAACAAACGAGTACCGTCATAAACAGGCTCTTTACTCAAGCCTCGGTCAATGCCTTCTGGAGAGGAGAGCTTCAGCTGACATGGTGCATCATAACAACCATGGCATACCACACAGCGCTGCTCAATAATCGGCTTTACGTCATTCAGATATTGTGTCGCATGAGGCGTGTTTGCAACAACTTCGCGCTGCTGTGTTTGTGCTGGTCCAAACAAGGTTTCGTAGTGGTTGGCAGCAAGTGCAACACAACCACTTAGAAAAAGTAGGCAAGTAAGTACAAATCCTTTTTTAAAAGGCATTAGGCCTCCTCGTCTTCATCGCCTAGGTCAAATGTCGGCATCATCTCAACTGGGGGAGAAATAAAGACTTGCTCACCACTACTGACGACGGCACTTAAGACAGGGCCTCGGTTAAGTAGTAACTGAGCTTGATGTGCTTCGCTAATTACAGGTTTAAAATCAGAATTATCTGCAAATAGCTGGTAGGTTTCTAAATTAATACTAATGCTTTGATCTTCTGCTGGGTTTTGGCACAGATTGGCAAGTAAGATTTCGTCTAAGATCACACTCAAAGTTAGGTCAGAGGCTTCTAAGTCGCGCTGCTCAATGTACTCATCGAGTAAAAAAAGCGGCAGTGTAAGTGGTGTGTTTTGTTCTAATTCCATGATAATTGTTCAGGATAAGTGATCATTGCCACAAGTTTAGCAAACCTAACCTGAACACGCGACGAACAGAGAGCAAAGCCTGCTATCTGTTCGTAATCTATATGCTTCGTTTTACCAAGGTAAAATGTCACCGTTTGAGTGCCAGAAACTACCTGTATTGCCTAAGTTCAGCTCTTCGATGCGTTGTATTAATCGCTCTGCAGCAACTTGAGGTGAGATATCACCGGCGAAGTTAACCATCTGAGTTTGTACAAAGCCCGGATGTAATAAAGCAACTGCCACACCTTTAGGTTTTAGTTCGTGCGCTAAACTGACACCGGCTGCATTGAGTGCTGCCTTTGACATACGGTAACCAATGTAAGCACCTGAGCCATTATCAGCGATTGAGCCCATACGACTGGTGATCATCGCTACTTTACTGCCATTGCTTAAGTTAGTTTGCAAAGCGTGTGTGACTCGTACTGGCGCTACCGCATTGATCTGAAGTTGGGCATTGATGGCCTCAAAGTCCATATTGGCGAGGCTTTCGTTTTCAAAAATACCCGCGTTGTTAATCAACACATCAATAGCTGTACCGCTAAGCGCTGATGCTAATCGAGCAACATCATCACCTTGGCTTACGTCAATACCTTCGATGACGTTAACCGATAATTCTTCTAGTTCAGCTGATGGCTTACGAACAACTGCGGTTACTTCAAAACCTTGCGCTAAATACTGCTTTGCGAACTCAAGGCCGATACCGCGATTTGCCCCAGTAATCACCACATGTTTTGTCATTGTATTCTCCTAGCATCTTCTAATGCTTACTGAACTTGGGGCAAATACCTTTAATATCAAGCATCCAAATCAATATCGTCATTACAAGACTGCATAATTGAGAATACTGCACCTTGCGGATCTGTGATAACGGCAAAACGCCCGATATTTGGAATATCAGTAGGTGGAACGCAAACTTGCCCGCCTAAAGACGCCGCTTTTTCAGACATCGCATCACAATCAGCCACCGCAAAATAGATCATCCAATGGGGTGGTATGCCCTCCCACTCTTCGGTCATTTCGAGCATGCCAGCAACAGGCCCTTGTTCATTACAAAACAAGGTATAATCCATTTGCTCCATTTTTTCGACTTGGATGTGCCAACCTAATAACTCACTATAAAACTGTCCAATTTTCTCATTGCCTCGACAAGCAAGTTCATGCCAATAAGGCGTGTTTTTCTCTAAGACTCTCTGTGTACCAATATGTTCATTAGCTTGCCAAAATGCCACAAACGCGCCGTCAGGGTCGCTGATCATCACCATACGACCTGCACTCATCACATCACAAGGACCATGAATAACAGTAGCACCTAATCCCTTTGCTTTATCGGCGATAGCATCAACATCATTTACGGCAATATAACCTAACCAATGACTGGGAATATTCGCCTCTTTTTGCTCAGGCATCATTTGATACATGGCCGCGATATCATCTGCTTGCTTCTTTAGCATAGTGTAATAACAATCTTCTCCGATTGGCTGATCGTCAAACTGCCAATCAAAGAGTTGCGTATAGAATTGTTTTCCACCCGCCCAATCTGATGAACATAGTTCTGCCCAACAAAAAGCTGAAATTGGTGATGAAGTGACTTTGGCCATAGTTAGTTCCTTGTTGTTGTTTGCATTAATTAGTTAGTTGAATAAAGCTTAATTAGCAAGTGGAAGCAATAAAAAAGCCCGTATTTAGCCTTGTAAATACTTCACTTAGAGGTGAGTATGGTGCGCCAATCTTACCAATCCGCAACAACATTCAATCATTTTGAGGGATAAAACCTGATGATAGCTGCGTTAAAGTAGACCACTTAGATAAGCAGGTTGGTATGACAATTTTGGAACTTAAAATACAGGAAAGAAAAAAGCCAGCAATCGCTGGCTTTTAGTATCTATGAATTTAGTTGTTATCTAGCGTTTTACTTTTACACGCTTAACCGAAATAAGTTTTGCTTCAACGCGTCGGTTTTGTGCATGAGCTTCTTCAGTGTTTGCTGCATTTTTTAAACGCTCTTCACCATAGCCTATCGCACTCACTCGACTTGCATCGATACCTTCTTCAATTAATTGCTTTGCAACTGCGTCAGCACGCTTTTGCGAAAGCCATTTGTTATATTTCGCCTTTCCTACTGAAGAAGTATGCCCTTCTAGACGAACTGTTGTCTCAGGGAATTCATTTAAGAATTTCACTACAGCATCAATATCACGCAAATACTGCTGAGAGACAGCTGAATTATTATTTGGGAAACGAACTAATAAACTCACTGTCACTTCTTCATCTTTATAAAGCGTACAACCACTTGCATCTACTGCATCTGTCATTGGCGTATTAGCACAGCGGTCTTCAGCATCAATGATGCCATCTTTGTCGGCATCTTTAGGTGCTTGCACAACAGGCTTAGGCTCTGGTTTTGAAATAGGAGCTGGAGCCGGTGCAGCCTTAACAGGTTTAGATGCTGTAGCACCAAACGCATAGTTAATACCCAACTTTGCACCTACATCGGTGTAGCCACGATCAAGGCCTTGATAAAGTGCTGTTTCAGCATTTACAAATAAATTGTCTGTTAAATCGTGGCGATAGCCTGCACCCACATTAGCAAATGTATTTGATGTGAAAGCATCGATTGATTTAAGACCAAACAACGCATAGAAAGGGCCACCATCAAAGTGATAAAGTCCATCAACACCAAAACGAT
The Pseudoalteromonas phenolica genome window above contains:
- a CDS encoding OmpA family protein; translation: MKLKVLSLAVAILATSAVNAKEQKEGVYLGVFGDYYKAKWQQMRDVPGVNVDDSMSWGAELGYRFNDYWSARLEYADMDFDLSGSRTGSLSGDRFGVDGLYHFDGGPFYALFGLKSIDAFTSNTFANVGAGYRHDLTDNLFVNAETALYQGLDRGYTDVGAKLGINYAFGATASKPVKAAPAPAPISKPEPKPVVQAPKDADKDGIIDAEDRCANTPMTDAVDASGCTLYKDEEVTVSLLVRFPNNNSAVSQQYLRDIDAVVKFLNEFPETTVRLEGHTSSVGKAKYNKWLSQKRADAVAKQLIEEGIDASRVSAIGYGEERLKNAANTEEAHAQNRRVEAKLISVKRVKVKR